In one window of Kitasatospora sp. MMS16-BH015 DNA:
- a CDS encoding DUF3097 domain-containing protein, whose translation MRSYGPDLTPPWKNQAPAPEVAAERDLVVEEAASGFCGAVVRCEKTAEGFTVTLEDRFGKLRVFPMTPRGFLLEGKVVTLVRPVTAAAPVKRVTASGSVAVPGARARVARESRIYVEGRHDAELVERVWGDDLRIEGVVVEYLEGIDDLPAIVSAFSPGPGRRLGVLVDHLLPGTKEHRIAAQVTGSAVLVVGHPYIDIWQAVKPASVGIPGWPDVPYEESWKEGICRRLGWPVDTPAAWKRILASVNTYKDLEPALLGRVEQLIDFVTAQDE comes from the coding sequence GTGCGCAGCTACGGACCGGACCTGACCCCGCCCTGGAAGAACCAGGCCCCTGCCCCCGAGGTGGCCGCCGAGCGGGACCTGGTGGTGGAGGAGGCCGCGAGCGGGTTCTGCGGGGCGGTGGTGCGGTGCGAGAAGACGGCCGAGGGCTTCACCGTGACGCTGGAGGACCGCTTCGGCAAGCTCCGGGTCTTCCCGATGACCCCGCGCGGCTTCCTGCTCGAGGGCAAGGTGGTCACCCTGGTCCGGCCGGTGACGGCCGCCGCCCCGGTGAAGCGGGTGACGGCCTCCGGCTCGGTCGCCGTGCCCGGAGCCCGGGCCCGGGTGGCCCGGGAGTCGCGGATCTACGTGGAGGGCCGGCACGACGCCGAGCTGGTCGAGCGGGTCTGGGGCGACGACCTGCGGATCGAGGGCGTGGTGGTCGAGTACCTGGAGGGCATCGACGACCTGCCGGCGATCGTCTCCGCCTTCTCCCCCGGCCCGGGCCGCCGCCTCGGCGTGCTGGTCGACCACCTGCTGCCCGGCACCAAGGAGCACCGCATCGCCGCCCAGGTCACCGGCTCCGCCGTCCTGGTGGTGGGCCACCCCTACATCGACATCTGGCAGGCCGTGAAGCCCGCCAGCGTCGGCATCCCCGGCTGGCCCGACGTGCCCTACGAGGAGTCCTGGAAGGAGGGCATCTGCCGCCGCCTCGGCTGGCCGGTGGACACCCCCGCCGCCTGGAAGCGCATCCTCGCCTCCGTGAACACCTACAAGGACCTGGAGCCCGCCCTGCTCGGCCGGGTGGAGCAGCTGATCGACTTCGTGACCGCTCAGGACGAGTAG
- a CDS encoding Uma2 family endonuclease: protein MTAVDDRVTAIYENLEVPEGFKAELIKGEIVMLAGPDRVHNWIVESILDQIPRAGWHRAQTQDIAIPGQASEPQPDLVVYERGAVEGPGRLIPAAAVTMVVEVVSKTSVDRDHRTKRLMYAEGAIPVYLIVDPLQGVCVLLTEPSEETVSGLPDYCSERTSRFGADIPVEVLGITLDTTEFQTYSS, encoded by the coding sequence ATGACTGCCGTCGATGACCGCGTGACAGCGATCTACGAGAACCTGGAAGTCCCCGAAGGGTTCAAGGCCGAGCTCATCAAGGGGGAAATCGTGATGCTGGCCGGGCCCGATCGGGTTCACAACTGGATCGTGGAGTCCATCCTCGATCAGATCCCCCGCGCGGGCTGGCACCGGGCCCAGACGCAGGACATCGCCATTCCCGGGCAGGCCAGCGAGCCGCAGCCGGATCTGGTGGTCTACGAGCGCGGTGCGGTCGAGGGCCCGGGGCGGCTGATCCCGGCAGCGGCTGTGACCATGGTCGTGGAGGTCGTCTCCAAGACCAGTGTCGACCGTGACCACCGGACCAAGCGGCTGATGTACGCCGAGGGTGCGATCCCGGTCTACCTGATCGTGGACCCGCTCCAGGGCGTCTGTGTGCTGCTCACCGAGCCGAGCGAGGAGACCGTGTCCGGGCTGCCCGACTACTGCTCCGAGCGGACCAGTCGGTTCGGTGCGGACATCCCGGTCGAGGTGCTGGGCATCACCCTCGACACCACGGAGTTCCAGACCTACTCGTCCTGA
- the hemW gene encoding radical SAM family heme chaperone HemW, with amino-acid sequence MPSALPDGEAVPHDGSLPAHALTGLGERPFGFYLHVPYCASRCGYCDFNTYTATELRSSGAVASQETYAGNLVSEIRLARRVLGEAELPVQTVFFGGGTPTLLPAADLVRALAAIRDEFGLAPGAEVTTEANPETVSPAYLAELRAGGFNRISFGMQSAKAHVLQLLDRHHTPGRPEACVAEARAAGFEHVNLDLIYGTPGETDEDWRASLDAAIGAGPDHVSAYSLIVEEGTKLAARVKRGELPMIDDDVHADRYLIAEEALSEAGFHWYEVSNWATTEAGRCRHNELYWTGADWWGAGPGAHSHVGGVRWWNAKHPAAYAQALAEGRTPALGREVLPEEDRRVERILLELRLREGIPLGLLAPEGLAAAGRAVKVGLLDETAFAAGRAVLTLQGRLLADGVVRDLVD; translated from the coding sequence ATGCCCTCCGCACTCCCCGACGGCGAAGCCGTGCCGCACGACGGTTCCCTGCCCGCCCACGCCCTCACCGGGCTGGGCGAGCGGCCCTTCGGCTTCTACCTGCACGTGCCGTACTGCGCCAGCCGCTGCGGCTACTGCGACTTCAACACCTACACCGCCACCGAGCTGCGCTCCTCCGGCGCCGTCGCCTCCCAGGAGACCTACGCCGGCAATCTGGTGAGCGAGATCCGGCTGGCCCGCCGGGTGCTCGGCGAGGCCGAGCTGCCGGTGCAGACGGTCTTCTTCGGCGGCGGCACGCCGACCCTGCTGCCCGCCGCCGACCTGGTCCGGGCACTGGCCGCGATCCGCGACGAGTTCGGGCTGGCCCCCGGTGCCGAGGTCACCACCGAGGCCAACCCCGAGACGGTGAGCCCGGCCTACCTGGCCGAGCTGCGCGCGGGCGGCTTCAACCGGATCTCCTTCGGCATGCAGAGCGCCAAGGCGCACGTGCTCCAGCTGCTCGACCGCCACCACACCCCCGGCCGCCCCGAGGCCTGCGTGGCCGAGGCCCGCGCGGCCGGCTTCGAGCACGTCAACCTCGACCTGATCTACGGCACCCCCGGCGAGACCGACGAGGACTGGCGGGCCTCGCTGGACGCCGCGATCGGCGCCGGTCCCGACCACGTCTCCGCCTACTCGCTGATCGTCGAGGAGGGCACCAAGCTGGCCGCCCGGGTCAAGCGGGGCGAGCTGCCGATGATCGACGACGACGTGCACGCCGACCGGTACCTGATCGCCGAGGAGGCCCTGAGCGAGGCCGGCTTCCACTGGTACGAGGTCTCCAACTGGGCCACCACCGAGGCCGGCCGCTGCCGCCACAACGAGCTCTACTGGACCGGCGCCGACTGGTGGGGCGCAGGCCCCGGCGCCCACAGCCACGTCGGCGGCGTCCGCTGGTGGAACGCCAAGCACCCCGCCGCCTACGCCCAGGCCCTGGCCGAGGGCCGCACGCCGGCGCTCGGCCGCGAGGTGCTGCCCGAGGAGGACCGCCGGGTCGAGCGCATCCTGCTCGAACTGCGCCTGCGCGAGGGCATCCCGCTCGGCCTGCTGGCGCCCGAGGGCCTGGCCGCCGCTGGCCGCGCGGTCAAGGTCGGCCTGCTGGACGAGACGGCCTTCGCGGCCGGCCGGGCCGTGCTTACCCTCCAGGGGCGGCTGCTGGCGGACGGCGTCGTGCGTGACCTCGTGGACTGA
- a CDS encoding long-chain fatty acid--CoA ligase, whose protein sequence is MSSAQSMIERRPVSVAHLFLSRVEATPQGEAYRYPAPVDEHAADSTPGAEQWRSLTWAQTAERVKAVAAGLMSLGIGAEDRVALASATRVEWVIADLGNMCAGAATTTVYPSTNAEETAFILANSGSRALFVDTVGQLAKVIEQREQLPELATVILFDAPAELPEAPGLTVLSLAELEAAGAAYLAEHPDAIEKSVAALEREQLATLIYTSGTTGRPKGVRLVHDCWAYEGVAQQESGLLRSDDVQFMWLPLSHVFGKTLISGQIATGHVMAVDGRVDRIIHNLPLIRPTLMASAPRIFEKVYNGIAGKARAEGGAKYKIFMWAAKVAREHARTAQQTRVATGREQVPFALGLQHTLADKLVYAKIRAAFGGRLRGSVSGSAALAPEIGYFFLGAGVPILEGYGLTETSAGSTVNRAEDVRVGTVGKPLPGTEVRIAEDGEILLRGPGVMRGYHDLPEQTAEVLEADGWFHTGDIGELVQDGYLRITDRKKDMFKTSGGKYVAPSEVEGKFKAICPFASNILVIGNGRNFCTALIGLDEPVIMAWATEHGLAGKSYAEVVADPQVVALIDGFVKRLNGELQRWQTIKKFTLLPRDLDVEHGELTPSLKIKRPVVEKNYAEAVAGMYAGTNEA, encoded by the coding sequence TTGAGTTCCGCGCAGTCCATGATCGAGCGACGCCCGGTGTCCGTGGCGCACCTGTTCCTCAGCAGGGTAGAGGCCACTCCGCAGGGTGAGGCCTACCGGTACCCCGCTCCGGTCGACGAACACGCGGCCGACAGCACCCCGGGCGCCGAGCAGTGGCGTTCGCTGACCTGGGCGCAGACCGCCGAGCGGGTCAAGGCGGTGGCGGCCGGCCTGATGTCGCTGGGCATCGGTGCCGAGGACCGCGTCGCGCTGGCCTCGGCGACCAGAGTCGAGTGGGTCATCGCCGACCTCGGCAACATGTGTGCCGGGGCCGCGACCACCACGGTCTACCCGAGCACCAACGCCGAGGAGACGGCCTTCATCCTGGCCAACTCCGGCAGCCGCGCGCTCTTCGTCGACACCGTCGGCCAGCTGGCCAAGGTGATCGAGCAGCGCGAGCAGCTGCCCGAGCTGGCCACCGTGATCCTCTTCGACGCCCCGGCCGAGCTGCCCGAGGCCCCCGGCCTCACCGTGCTCTCGCTGGCCGAGCTGGAGGCGGCCGGCGCCGCGTACCTGGCCGAGCACCCCGACGCGATCGAGAAGTCGGTGGCGGCGCTGGAGCGCGAGCAGCTGGCCACCCTGATCTACACCTCCGGCACCACCGGCCGCCCCAAGGGCGTGCGCCTGGTGCACGACTGCTGGGCGTACGAGGGGGTGGCCCAGCAGGAGAGCGGGCTGCTGCGCTCGGACGACGTGCAGTTCATGTGGCTGCCGCTCTCGCACGTCTTCGGCAAGACGCTGATCTCCGGCCAGATCGCCACCGGCCACGTGATGGCGGTGGACGGCCGGGTCGACCGGATCATCCACAACCTGCCGCTGATCCGCCCGACCCTGATGGCCTCGGCCCCGCGCATCTTCGAGAAGGTCTACAACGGCATCGCCGGCAAGGCCCGGGCCGAGGGCGGCGCCAAGTACAAGATCTTCATGTGGGCCGCCAAGGTCGCCCGTGAGCACGCCCGCACCGCCCAGCAGACCCGGGTGGCCACCGGCCGGGAGCAGGTGCCGTTCGCCCTCGGGCTCCAGCACACCCTGGCCGACAAGCTGGTCTACGCCAAGATCCGCGCCGCCTTCGGCGGCCGGCTGCGCGGCTCGGTCTCCGGCTCGGCCGCGCTGGCCCCCGAGATCGGGTACTTCTTCCTCGGCGCCGGCGTGCCGATCCTGGAGGGCTACGGCCTCACCGAGACCAGCGCCGGCTCCACCGTCAACCGGGCCGAGGACGTCCGGGTCGGCACCGTCGGCAAGCCGCTGCCCGGCACCGAGGTGCGGATCGCCGAGGACGGCGAGATCCTGCTCCGCGGCCCCGGCGTGATGCGCGGCTACCACGACCTCCCGGAGCAGACCGCCGAGGTGCTGGAGGCCGACGGCTGGTTCCACACCGGCGACATCGGCGAGCTGGTCCAGGACGGCTACCTGCGGATCACCGACCGCAAGAAGGACATGTTCAAGACCTCCGGCGGCAAGTACGTCGCCCCCAGCGAGGTCGAGGGCAAGTTCAAGGCGATCTGCCCGTTCGCCAGCAACATCCTGGTGATCGGCAACGGCCGCAACTTCTGCACCGCGCTGATCGGCCTGGACGAGCCGGTGATCATGGCCTGGGCCACCGAGCACGGCCTGGCCGGCAAGAGCTACGCCGAGGTGGTGGCCGACCCGCAGGTGGTCGCGCTGATCGATGGCTTCGTCAAGCGCCTCAACGGCGAGCTCCAGCGCTGGCAGACGATCAAGAAGTTCACCCTGCTCCCGCGCGACCTGGACGTGGAGCACGGCGAGCTGACCCCGAGCCTCAAGATCAAGCGCCCGGTGGTCGAGAAGAACTACGCCGAGGCGGTGGCCGGGATGTACGCGGGCACCAACGAGGCCTGA
- a CDS encoding ABC transporter ATP-binding protein — protein sequence MLITILRARLARYQKPIILLVLLQLVATIAALYLPTLNADIIDNGVVKGDTGYILAIGGAMIGVTVVQALCSVGAVYFGSRTAMAVGRDLRAEVFDRVQSFSARELGQFGAPSLITRTTNDVQQVQMLTLMGFNLMVAAPIMCFGGIIMALNQDVPLSALLLVVVPVLGTVVTLLVHRLRPQFRTMQTRVDKVNRVLREQITGIRVIRAFVKDGHEQARFGEANTELTEVSLRVGRMLAFMFPAVMLVVNVSSVAVMWFGGQRIDSGGMQIGALTAFLSYLMQILMSVMMATFMFMMVPRAEVCAERIQEVLGTESSVVPPGAPVTELRRRGHLELRGVDFRYPGAEASVLREIDLLAEPGRTTAVIGSTGSGKSTLLGLVPRLFDATGGSVLVDGVDVRELSPALLAETVGFVPQKPYLFSGTVASNLRYGRPDATDEELWHALEVAQAKDFVEKLDLGLEAPIAQGGSNVSGGQRQRLAIARALVRRPEIYLFDDSFSALDYATDARLRKALARETSEATVVIVAQRVSTIRDADRIIVLDEGAVVGSGTHHELMADNPTYREIVLSQLTEQEAA from the coding sequence GTGCTGATCACAATCCTCCGGGCCAGGCTGGCCCGGTACCAGAAACCGATCATCCTGCTCGTCCTGCTCCAGCTCGTCGCCACCATCGCGGCGCTCTACCTCCCCACGCTCAACGCCGACATCATCGACAACGGCGTGGTCAAGGGCGACACCGGATACATCCTGGCCATCGGCGGAGCCATGATCGGGGTGACCGTCGTCCAGGCGCTCTGCTCCGTCGGCGCCGTCTACTTCGGCTCCCGCACGGCGATGGCCGTCGGGCGCGACCTGCGCGCCGAGGTCTTCGACCGGGTGCAGAGCTTCTCGGCCCGCGAGCTGGGCCAGTTCGGCGCCCCCTCACTGATCACCCGCACCACCAACGACGTCCAGCAGGTCCAGATGCTCACCCTGATGGGCTTCAACCTGATGGTCGCCGCGCCGATCATGTGCTTCGGCGGCATCATCATGGCGCTCAACCAGGACGTGCCGCTCTCGGCCCTGCTGCTGGTGGTCGTCCCGGTGCTCGGCACCGTGGTCACCCTGCTGGTGCACCGGCTGCGCCCGCAGTTCCGCACCATGCAGACCCGGGTCGACAAGGTCAACCGGGTGCTGCGTGAGCAGATCACCGGCATCCGGGTGATCCGCGCCTTCGTCAAGGACGGCCACGAGCAGGCCCGCTTCGGCGAGGCCAACACCGAGCTCACCGAGGTCTCGCTGCGGGTCGGCCGGATGCTCGCCTTCATGTTCCCGGCCGTGATGCTGGTGGTGAACGTCTCCAGCGTGGCCGTGATGTGGTTCGGCGGCCAGCGGATCGACAGCGGCGGGATGCAGATCGGCGCGCTCACCGCCTTCCTCTCCTACCTGATGCAGATCCTGATGAGCGTCATGATGGCCACCTTCATGTTCATGATGGTGCCGCGCGCCGAGGTCTGCGCCGAGCGCATCCAGGAGGTGCTCGGCACCGAGAGCTCCGTCGTGCCGCCCGGCGCGCCGGTCACCGAGCTGCGCCGGCGCGGCCACCTGGAGCTGCGCGGGGTCGACTTCCGCTACCCGGGCGCCGAGGCCTCGGTGCTGCGCGAGATCGACCTGCTGGCCGAGCCCGGCCGCACCACGGCCGTGATCGGCTCCACCGGCTCCGGCAAGTCCACCCTGCTGGGCCTGGTGCCCCGGCTCTTCGACGCCACCGGCGGCAGCGTGCTGGTGGACGGCGTGGACGTGCGCGAGCTCTCCCCCGCGCTGCTGGCCGAGACGGTCGGGTTCGTGCCGCAGAAGCCGTACCTGTTCTCCGGTACGGTCGCCAGCAACCTGCGCTACGGCCGTCCCGACGCCACCGACGAGGAGCTCTGGCACGCGCTGGAGGTGGCCCAGGCCAAGGACTTCGTCGAGAAGCTCGACCTCGGCCTGGAGGCCCCGATCGCCCAGGGCGGCAGCAACGTCTCCGGCGGCCAGCGCCAGCGCCTGGCCATCGCCCGCGCCCTGGTGCGGCGGCCGGAGATCTACCTGTTCGACGACTCCTTCTCGGCCCTGGACTACGCGACCGACGCCAGGCTCCGCAAGGCGCTGGCCCGGGAGACCTCCGAGGCCACCGTGGTGATCGTCGCCCAGCGCGTCTCCACCATCCGCGACGCCGACCGGATCATCGTGCTCGACGAGGGCGCGGTGGTCGGCAGCGGCACCCACCACGAACTGATGGCCGACAACCCGACGTACCGGGAGATCGTGCTCTCCCAGCTCACCGAGCAGGAGGCGGCATGA
- a CDS encoding ABC transporter ATP-binding protein, whose amino-acid sequence MSERTGGGAGPSKGGPELSKGGPGPSKDAPKAPSDSQTAAARRGPAGPGRFMGGQGAEKSMDFKGSSRRVLKLLRPERGTLYGVFTLGALSVACAVIGPKILGHATDLIFAGYIGKQQPGDVTKQQVIEGLRARGQGTIADVLNAVPFTPGHGMDFDAIGSVLLWVLAIYVASAVLGILQGRLAARVIQRTVFRLRESVDAKLSRLPLSYFDQQPRGEVLSRVTNDIDNIGQSMQQSMGQIVNSLLTIVGVLAMMFWISPILAVIALVSVPASVVVATKVGKKAQPQFIAQWKTTGTLNAHIEEMYTGHALVKVFGRQKEAAATFAKENEELYASSFKAQFISGIIQPAMMLIGNLNYVLVAVVGGLRVASGALSIGDVQAFIQYSRQFSQPLTQVASMANLVQSGVASAERVFELLDAPEQSPEPAMPERPAVLHGRVSFEDVSFRYEPEKPLIEGLSLKVEPGHTVAIVGPTGAGKTTMVNLLMRFYEVSGGRITLDGVDVAAMSREDLRSGIGMVLQDTWLFGGTIAENIAYGAESATREQVIEAAKAAHVDRFVRTLPEGYDTVIDDEGTGVSAGEKQLITIARAFLAQPSILVLDEATSSVDTRTEVLIQRAMATLRTGRTSFVIAHRLSTIRDADVILVMENGSIVEQGSHDELIAADGAYARLYQAQFAEAVVEVD is encoded by the coding sequence ATGAGCGAGCGCACCGGCGGTGGAGCCGGTCCCTCGAAGGGCGGCCCCGAGCTGTCCAAGGGCGGCCCCGGGCCGTCCAAGGACGCGCCCAAGGCGCCGTCCGACTCCCAGACCGCCGCGGCCCGCCGCGGCCCGGCCGGCCCCGGCCGGTTCATGGGCGGCCAGGGCGCCGAGAAGTCGATGGACTTCAAGGGCTCCAGCCGCCGCGTCCTGAAGCTGCTGCGTCCCGAACGCGGCACCCTCTACGGGGTGTTCACCCTCGGCGCGCTCAGCGTGGCCTGCGCGGTGATCGGCCCGAAGATCCTCGGCCACGCCACCGACCTGATCTTCGCCGGCTACATCGGCAAGCAGCAGCCGGGCGACGTGACCAAGCAGCAGGTCATCGAGGGCCTGCGGGCCAGGGGCCAGGGCACCATCGCCGACGTGCTCAACGCGGTGCCCTTCACCCCCGGCCACGGGATGGACTTCGACGCCATCGGCTCGGTGCTGCTCTGGGTGCTGGCGATCTACGTGGCCTCCGCCGTGCTCGGCATCCTCCAGGGCCGGCTCGCCGCCCGGGTGATCCAGCGCACCGTCTTCCGGCTCCGCGAGTCGGTGGACGCCAAGCTCTCCCGGCTGCCGCTGAGCTACTTCGACCAGCAGCCGCGCGGCGAGGTGCTCAGCCGCGTCACCAACGACATCGACAACATCGGCCAGTCGATGCAGCAGTCGATGGGACAGATCGTCAACTCGCTGCTGACCATCGTCGGCGTGCTGGCGATGATGTTCTGGATCTCCCCGATCCTCGCGGTGATCGCGCTGGTCTCGGTGCCCGCCTCGGTGGTGGTGGCCACCAAGGTCGGCAAGAAGGCGCAGCCGCAGTTCATCGCCCAGTGGAAGACCACCGGCACGCTGAACGCGCACATCGAGGAGATGTACACCGGCCACGCGCTGGTCAAGGTCTTCGGCCGGCAGAAGGAGGCCGCCGCGACCTTCGCCAAGGAGAACGAGGAGCTCTACGCCTCCAGCTTCAAGGCGCAGTTCATCTCGGGCATCATCCAGCCCGCGATGATGCTGATCGGCAACCTCAACTACGTGCTGGTCGCCGTGGTCGGCGGTCTGCGGGTGGCCAGCGGCGCGCTCTCCATCGGTGACGTCCAGGCGTTCATCCAGTACTCGCGCCAGTTCAGCCAGCCGCTCACCCAGGTGGCCTCGATGGCCAACCTGGTGCAGTCCGGCGTGGCCTCCGCCGAGCGGGTCTTCGAACTCCTCGACGCCCCCGAGCAGTCCCCCGAGCCGGCCATGCCGGAGCGGCCGGCGGTGCTGCACGGCCGGGTCTCCTTCGAGGACGTCTCCTTCCGGTACGAGCCGGAGAAGCCGCTGATCGAGGGCCTCTCGCTCAAGGTCGAGCCGGGCCACACGGTGGCCATCGTCGGCCCGACCGGCGCGGGCAAGACCACCATGGTCAACCTGCTGATGCGGTTCTACGAGGTCAGCGGCGGCCGGATCACCCTGGACGGAGTGGACGTGGCCGCGATGTCCCGGGAGGACCTGCGCTCGGGCATCGGCATGGTGCTCCAGGACACCTGGCTGTTCGGCGGCACCATCGCCGAGAACATCGCGTACGGCGCCGAGTCCGCCACCCGCGAGCAGGTGATCGAGGCGGCCAAGGCCGCCCACGTCGACCGCTTCGTCCGCACCCTTCCCGAGGGCTACGACACCGTGATCGACGACGAGGGCACCGGCGTCAGCGCGGGCGAGAAGCAGCTCATCACCATCGCCCGGGCCTTCCTCGCCCAGCCCTCCATCCTGGTCCTGGACGAGGCCACCAGCTCGGTCGACACCCGCACCGAGGTGCTCATCCAGCGCGCCATGGCCACCCTGCGCACCGGCCGCACCAGCTTCGTCATCGCCCATCGCCTCTCCACCATCCGGGACGCCGACGTCATCCTGGTGATGGAGAACGGCTCGATCGTCGAGCAGGGCTCCCACGACGAACTGATCGCCGCGGACGGCGCTTACGCCCGCCTCTACCAGGCCCAGTTCGCGGAAGCGGTCGTCGAGGTCGACTGA
- a CDS encoding MFS transporter has translation MRSNQRRRFPGEGRLLTGMAVDAVGNGMYVPFTIVFFRHVTDLPLPVIGLVLTITGLAGMAALPVVGSLVDHYGARRVQLALYLVRGLAFLAYPFSGSLAAFFLVSLVAAGATRGFPAAQQARIGELVSGADLERLNALGRSLVNGGLGAGSLLAALLVGYAGGTGYTVAALVNAASFFVAGVLAWGVPENGAPRAVPNKGGAPQIGYRAVLADRPVLGLSAANLLISHGYAALSVLLPVYLTEVLREPQSLTGVAFAVNTVLCAGLGVPAGRLVARFGSRNRAAATGAGLFAVAFVADAALGLAAPGSGLVTAGVLGAVVLATLGEVVHNPAASALVTAAAPPALRGRYMATYQLSWSLSAAIAPSLFTGLMALDGRLPWLVLAAAVAAGALLLLTLEKHLPEDAVRVQPSGARGSADQLRARGREKQAVH, from the coding sequence ATGCGTTCGAATCAGCGTCGCCGCTTCCCCGGCGAGGGCCGGCTGCTCACCGGTATGGCCGTCGATGCCGTCGGCAACGGCATGTACGTGCCCTTCACGATCGTCTTCTTCCGTCACGTCACCGACCTCCCGCTGCCGGTGATCGGCCTGGTGCTCACGATCACCGGCCTGGCCGGGATGGCCGCGCTGCCGGTGGTCGGTTCGCTGGTGGACCACTACGGCGCCCGGCGGGTGCAGCTCGCGCTCTACCTGGTGCGCGGGCTGGCCTTCCTGGCGTACCCGTTCTCGGGTTCGCTGGCCGCCTTCTTCCTGGTCTCGCTGGTCGCCGCAGGGGCCACCCGGGGCTTCCCGGCGGCCCAGCAGGCCCGGATCGGCGAGCTGGTCTCGGGCGCCGACCTGGAGCGGCTGAACGCGCTCGGCCGCAGCCTGGTCAACGGCGGGCTCGGCGCGGGCAGCCTGCTGGCCGCGCTGCTGGTCGGCTACGCGGGCGGGACGGGGTACACCGTCGCGGCGCTGGTGAACGCGGCGAGCTTCTTCGTGGCCGGGGTGCTGGCCTGGGGCGTGCCGGAGAACGGTGCGCCGCGGGCCGTCCCGAACAAGGGCGGGGCCCCGCAGATCGGGTACCGGGCGGTGCTGGCGGACCGGCCGGTCCTCGGCCTGAGCGCCGCCAACCTCCTGATCTCGCACGGGTACGCGGCGCTCTCGGTGCTGCTGCCGGTCTACCTGACCGAGGTGCTGCGGGAGCCGCAGTCGCTCACCGGTGTCGCCTTCGCGGTCAACACGGTCCTGTGCGCGGGCCTCGGGGTGCCGGCCGGACGGCTGGTGGCCCGGTTCGGCAGCCGCAACCGGGCGGCGGCCACTGGGGCGGGGCTGTTCGCGGTGGCGTTCGTGGCGGACGCGGCGCTCGGGCTGGCGGCACCCGGTTCGGGTCTGGTGACGGCCGGGGTGCTCGGGGCGGTGGTGCTCGCCACCCTCGGCGAGGTGGTGCACAACCCCGCCGCCTCGGCCCTGGTCACGGCGGCGGCCCCGCCGGCCCTGCGCGGGCGGTACATGGCCACCTACCAGCTCTCCTGGTCGCTCTCGGCGGCGATCGCGCCCTCGCTCTTCACCGGGCTGATGGCGCTGGACGGGCGGCTGCCCTGGCTTGTGCTGGCCGCCGCGGTGGCGGCGGGGGCGCTGTTGTTGCTGACGCTGGAGAAGCACCTGCCGGAGGATGCGGTCAGGGTCCAGCCATCAGGGGCGCGGGGCTCTGCTGATCAACTGCGTGCGCGAGGGCGGGAGAAGCAGGCCGTGCACTGA
- a CDS encoding MarR family winged helix-turn-helix transcriptional regulator, whose protein sequence is MSTPPADPSPAGPSPASGDPDAVDVITAQWQRVRPDLETAAMATFGRVYRLAKAVGDRTERAYAAYGIGRGEFDVLATLRRSGEPYTLSPRELTATLMLTTGGMTGRLDKLEKAELLTRSPDPTDRRALRVTLTPAGLDLIDQAVGAGLVAQQAVLDGLTPAEVETLNDLLRRLLTAAS, encoded by the coding sequence ATGAGCACTCCTCCCGCAGACCCCTCGCCCGCAGGTCCCTCACCCGCCAGTGGCGACCCGGACGCGGTGGACGTCATCACCGCCCAGTGGCAGCGCGTCCGCCCGGACCTGGAGACGGCGGCGATGGCCACCTTCGGCCGGGTCTACCGCCTCGCCAAGGCGGTCGGCGACCGCACCGAGCGGGCCTACGCGGCGTACGGCATCGGCCGGGGCGAGTTCGACGTGCTCGCCACGCTGCGCCGCTCCGGCGAGCCCTACACGCTCTCGCCCCGCGAGCTCACCGCCACCCTGATGCTCACCACCGGCGGCATGACCGGCCGGCTCGACAAGCTGGAGAAGGCCGAGCTGCTCACCCGCTCCCCCGACCCCACCGACCGCCGCGCCCTGCGCGTCACCCTCACCCCGGCCGGCCTCGACCTGATCGACCAGGCGGTCGGCGCCGGCCTGGTCGCCCAGCAGGCCGTCCTCGACGGCCTCACCCCGGCCGAGGTCGAGACCCTCAACGACCTGCTCCGCCGCCTGCTCACGGCGGCCTCCTGA